The genomic window CTCCCGGTCCAAGCGAGTTCGGGCTGCGCTTAGATTGCTAGGGGCAGGTCGCGCAGGGGGCGGGACCGCCGGCGAAGATGTAGTTGATCAGGTAGACGGCGTCGGAGATCGAGATGGCGTTGCTGCAATCGGCATCGCCGGAAAGCAAGGGGTTGGGCGCGGGGCCGCCGGCGAAAATGAAGTTAATGAGGTAGACGGCGTCGGAAATGGAGATCGCGGCCGAGCCGTCGGCATCGCCGCAGACGAATTCGCAGAGGTCGCCGATGCCGTCGTGATCGGCGTCGGCCTGATTAGGGTTGGAGCGATTCGGACAATTGTCACAGAGGTCGCCGATGTTGTCGCCGTCGGCATCGGCCTGGTCGACGTTGCCGATGGCCGGGCAATTGTCGAGATCGGCGCAGATGCCGTCGCCGTCGGCATCGTTGAGCGCATCGAGCGGACAAGTATCGCAGGCATCGCCAAGGCCGTCGCCATCGGAGTCGGTCTGGGACGCGTTGCCGACCGACGGGCAGTTGTCGCAGTTGTCGCCGACGAGGTCGCCATCAGAGTCGGTGGATTCACATTCGTCCAGATACAGGTGCTGGTCGGCGGCGACGTTGGTGAGAATGCGCACGACGCCGGAGGGCCAGGTGACGACGAGCGAGTCGACGGTCAGGGCGTCGCCGAGGCCGAACCAGGCATCCTCGCCGTTTTGCACGCAGTAGCCGGCCTGGCTGGTGACCTCGCGCATCTGCCAGCGCGGGACGCCGCCGATGGTGGCTTTGATTTTCAGGCGCGTGCCGATGCCGGAACGGTTGGAGCGCGAGCCGACGCATTCGAGCGCGAGGTAGTGGTTGCTGTTGCCGCCGTTCAGGTAGAGCGCGTTGTTTTCGGAAGCGCCGAGACATTTGGCCAGGGCGAGGTCGAGGTCGCCGTCGGCATCGATGTCACCAAAGGCGCAGCCGTAGGTCCAGCCATCATCGGTGGCGATCGGATCGGAGAGGTCGCGGGTGAATGTGCCGTCGCCATTGTTGAGAAAGAGGAAGTTCGTTGTGGCAAGGGGCGCGAAGGCATTGCAGACGTAGAGATCGAGGTCGCCGTCGTTGTCGACATCGGCAAAGGTCGAGCCGACGCCGTAGCCACCGCTGGAGACGACGGGACCGGTAGTGACTTTGGTGAAGGTGCCGTCGCCGTTGTTGGTGTAGAGACAATCGTGCTGGTCTTCCCCATTGGCGACGAAGAGATCGAGGTCGAGATCATTGTCGATATCGCCCCAACTGGCGCCGAAGGATTCATTCAGATCGGTCACGATATTTCCGGTTGTGATCTTGGTAAATGTGCCGCCTCCGTCATTGCGATAGAGGTTGTTGGGGTGATTG from Candidatus Zixiibacteriota bacterium includes these protein-coding regions:
- a CDS encoding VCBS repeat-containing protein, which codes for MSGVKSRSFPAASTAIMIITLATFGDLSAAFTPVFTGPVVSDAGDSRSANFVDYDNDGDLDLFITNGPQLGQPDYLYRNNGDGTFVKITGDPITTVALASDGATFGDFDNDGDEDCFVATWWNNPNIFYENNGNGTFAQITTGPIATGGTHSEAGSWADYDQDGYLDLYVCNSFSSLANLLFHNNGDGTFTKILTGPQSTDLFRSRVGAWGDYDNDSDLDLFVANEFNHPNNLYRNDGGGTFTKITTGNIVTDLNESFGASWGDIDNDLDLDLFVANGEDQHDCLYTNNGDGTFTKVTTGPVVSSGGYGVGSTFADVDNDGDLDLYVCNAFAPLATTNFLFLNNGDGTFTRDLSDPIATDDGWTYGCAFGDIDADGDLDLALAKCLGASENNALYLNGGNSNHYLALECVGSRSNRSGIGTRLKIKATIGGVPRWQMREVTSQAGYCVQNGEDAWFGLGDALTVDSLVVTWPSGVVRILTNVAADQHLYLDECESTDSDGDLVGDNCDNCPSVGNASQTDSDGDGLGDACDTCPLDALNDADGDGICADLDNCPAIGNVDQADADGDNIGDLCDNCPNRSNPNQADADHDGIGDLCEFVCGDADGSAAISISDAVYLINFIFAGGPAPNPLLSGDADCSNAISISDAVYLINYIFAGGPAPCATCP